Proteins from a genomic interval of Diospyros lotus cultivar Yz01 chromosome 6, ASM1463336v1, whole genome shotgun sequence:
- the LOC127803108 gene encoding probable inactive leucine-rich repeat receptor kinase XIAO gives MGALYYSLSTLLLLIAVTELFPEANSTTYWGDIEVLKQLKNGIDPNSVNQGTCLGSWDFRLDPCDSIFTQNFTCGLRCDVVVSNASRVTELALDPVGYVGWLDSVSWDLPYLETLDLSGNFFSGTVPDSLSNLTRLQRLSLSGNSLAGWVPASIGSFSNLEELCLDNNKLQGTIPSALNGLNNLKRLELQGNNFTGAFPDLGQLGNLYYLDASDNAISGALPATLPASLVELALRNNQIEGNIPASVQNTVYLQVLDLSHNKLNGSVPSGLFAHPSLQQLTLSHNQFESVQGPGDSGRGSGLIAVDLGNNRIRGVLPAFMGLMPKLSALTLENNFFTGLIPTQYALRAVTPGQGEAPFQRLLLGGNYLFGPLPGPLLRLRDPGLATVRLGDNCLYRCPLSVFFFCEGGQQKPLTECRSFVPVIP, from the coding sequence ATGGGTGCTTTATATTATTCTCTTTCTACGCTCCTTCTGTTAATTGCAGTTACAGAGCTGTTTCCCGAAGCCAATTCCACCACTTACTGGGGAGACATAGAGGTATTGAAGCAGCTGAAGAACGGAATCGACCCCAACTCAGTGAATCAGGGCACTTGCCTCGGCTCATGGGACTTCCGGCTGGACCCCTGCGACAGCATCTTCACCCAAAACTTCACGTGTGGCCTTCGATGCGACGTCGTAGTCTCCAACGCCAGCCGGGTCACCGAACTCGCTCTCGACCCAGTGGGTTACGTCGGCTGGCTCGATTCCGTCTCCTGGGACCTCCCCTACCTCGAGACCCTTGACCTCTCCGGGAACTTCTTTTCCGGCACGGTTCCAGACTCGCTCTCTAACCTTACTCGGCTGCAGCGGCTTAGCCTCTCCGGAAACTCGCTCGCCGGCTGGGTACCCGCCTCCATCGGCTCCTTCTCCAACCTCGAGGAGCTCTGCCTCGACAACAACAAGCTCCAGGGAACAATCCCGTCGGCTCTCAACGGtctgaataatttaaaaaggcTCGAACTCCAAGGAAACAACTTCACCGGCGCGTTTCCCGATCTGGGTCAGCTTGGTAATCTCTACTACCTAGACGCCAGCGACAATGCCATCTCCGGCGCGCTCCCGGCGACCCTCCCGGCCTCCCTCGTCGAGCTTGCGCTGCGAAACAACCAAATAGAAGGGAATATTCCGGCGAGCGTGCAAAACACGGTCTATCTACAAGTACTCGACCTGAGTCACAACAAGCTTAACGGGTCGGTCCCGTCGGGGCTCTTTGCTCACCCGTCCCTGCAACAACTAACCCTCTCCCACAATCAATTCGAATCGGTTCAAGGACCCGGCGACTCGGGTCGGGGAAGCGGGCTCATAGCAGTGGACCTTGGTAACAACCGGATCCGAGGGGTGTTACCGGCGTTCATGGGCTTGATGCCGAAGTTGTCAGCATTGACGCTGGAGAACAATTTCTTCACGGGTCTGATTCCTACCCAGTACGCGCTGAGGGCGGTGACGCCGGGTCAGGGGGAGGCACCGTTTCAGAGGCTGTTGTTGGGAGGGAATTACCTGTTCGGACCCCTACCCGGGCCGCTGCTGCGGTTGAGGGACCCCGGTTTGGCAACGGTGAGGCTGGGGGATAACTGCCTGTACCGGTGCCCGTTAAGTGTGTTCTTCTTCTGCGAGGGAGGGCAACAGAAGCCGTTAACGGAGTGTAGGAGTTTTGTTCCGGTGATTCCGTGA